The Betaproteobacteria bacterium genome includes a window with the following:
- a CDS encoding ABC transporter ATP-binding protein, protein MLSIRGLSVTYGHVEALRGIDLEARSGEVTAIIGSNGAGKTSTLMAISGLAPITGGGIFLAGRKISGLAPHAITRLGIAHILEGRQIFADQTVEDNLLLGAYIRLPGQRDRVREIVERELDRFPVLRTRRMQLAGTLSGGEQQMLAISRGLMLEPKLILMDEPSMGLAPLIIQNIAQTIRGLKNEGATIVLVEQMASVALDLADHAYVLENGRVKLCGTGAELARNAEVRKAYLGG, encoded by the coding sequence ATGCTTAGCATTCGCGGCTTGTCCGTGACCTATGGCCATGTGGAGGCGCTGCGAGGCATCGACCTCGAGGCGCGCAGCGGCGAGGTCACGGCGATCATCGGCTCGAACGGAGCCGGCAAGACGTCGACGCTGATGGCGATCTCGGGGCTTGCGCCGATCACCGGCGGCGGCATCTTTCTGGCCGGCCGGAAGATATCGGGACTTGCGCCTCATGCAATTACCAGGCTGGGCATCGCCCACATCCTGGAAGGCCGTCAGATCTTTGCGGATCAGACCGTCGAGGACAATCTGCTGTTAGGCGCGTACATCAGATTGCCCGGGCAGCGCGATCGCGTCAGGGAGATCGTGGAGCGCGAGCTCGACCGGTTTCCCGTCCTGCGCACCCGCCGGATGCAACTTGCGGGCACGCTTTCCGGCGGCGAGCAGCAGATGCTTGCCATTTCGCGCGGTCTGATGCTCGAGCCGAAGCTTATCTTGATGGATGAACCGTCCATGGGCCTCGCGCCGTTGATCATCCAGAACATTGCCCAAACCATCCGCGGTTTGAAGAACGAGGGCGCCACGATCGTGCTGGTGGAACAGATGGCCTCGGTCGCGCTGGATCTCGCCGATCATGCTTACGTGCTCGAAAACGGTCGCGTCAAGCTCTGCGGCACCGGTGCGGAACTGGCACGCAATGCCGAGGTGAGAAAGGCATACCTCGGCGGTTGA